From Candidatus Vondammii sp. HM_W22, one genomic window encodes:
- a CDS encoding S41 family peptidase yields MKQTFGLAMTLFLGIALSGTPSFSSSAVSEEQDLPMQELRAFAEIFGRIKKYYVEPVDDKALLEYAIRGMLTGLDPHSSYLNADEFKSLQVSTNGQFGGLGIEVGLEDGFVKVIAPIDDTPAQKAGVHAGDLIIRLNEKPVKGMSLGEAVMIMRGKPGTEIVLTISREGQDKLITISIVRDIIKVASVKSRILDKAFGYLRLSHFQSRTTEDMLKAISKLKKEAEGELKGLILDLRNNPGGILNGAVAVSDAFLTEGVIVFTKGRSDDSRLDFKAAPDDVMEGAPIVVLVNGGSASASEIVAGALQDHRRAIIMGSRTFGKGSVQTIIPVHQSAAVKLTTARYFTPSGRSIQAEGIEPDIKLSTVKVTAAEVRVVWPIKEADLSGHLDKSDAAKKDNKATSSKSGRKAKKRSLVEEDFQLNEALNLLKGLNIFKVIEAR; encoded by the coding sequence ATGAAGCAGACGTTTGGTTTGGCAATGACACTCTTTCTGGGGATCGCTCTTAGTGGAACACCTTCGTTCAGCTCCAGTGCTGTGTCGGAAGAGCAGGATCTACCGATGCAGGAGCTGCGAGCATTTGCTGAAATATTCGGCCGGATCAAGAAATACTATGTAGAGCCGGTGGATGACAAGGCACTATTGGAATACGCCATCCGCGGCATGCTCACTGGTCTGGATCCCCATTCATCCTATCTGAATGCTGACGAGTTCAAGAGTCTCCAGGTGAGTACCAACGGCCAGTTTGGTGGTTTGGGCATTGAAGTAGGACTTGAGGATGGCTTTGTCAAAGTGATTGCGCCGATTGATGATACGCCGGCTCAAAAAGCAGGGGTTCATGCAGGGGACCTGATTATTCGGTTAAATGAAAAACCGGTAAAAGGAATGAGCCTGGGAGAGGCCGTTATGATTATGCGGGGTAAGCCGGGTACGGAGATCGTTCTTACCATATCCCGCGAAGGTCAGGATAAGCTGATTACAATCAGCATCGTTCGCGACATAATTAAAGTGGCCAGCGTGAAAAGCCGGATACTCGACAAGGCGTTCGGTTATCTTCGACTCTCTCATTTTCAGTCCCGAACTACCGAGGATATGCTGAAGGCTATCAGCAAACTCAAAAAAGAGGCGGAGGGTGAACTCAAAGGATTGATTCTAGATCTGCGTAATAATCCCGGCGGAATTCTGAATGGTGCAGTCGCCGTTAGCGATGCCTTTCTGACAGAGGGCGTTATCGTCTTTACCAAAGGTCGCAGCGATGACTCCAGGCTGGATTTCAAGGCAGCACCGGATGACGTGATGGAGGGCGCCCCTATCGTGGTGCTGGTCAACGGCGGCTCTGCTTCTGCATCAGAAATTGTAGCCGGGGCATTGCAGGATCATCGGCGTGCTATCATCATGGGCAGTCGAACCTTTGGAAAAGGCTCGGTACAGACGATCATCCCGGTTCATCAGAGTGCCGCCGTAAAGTTGACCACCGCACGCTACTTCACTCCGTCCGGACGCTCAATCCAGGCTGAGGGAATCGAGCCAGATATCAAACTCTCCACCGTCAAGGTAACCGCAGCCGAAGTACGGGTGGTGTGGCCTATCAAGGAGGCTGATTTATCCGGTCATCTGGACAAAAGTGATGCGGCTAAAAAAGATAACAAAGCAACGAGTTCCAAGTCTGGTAGAAAGGCTAAAAAGAGGAGTTTGGTAGAGGAGGATTTTCAGCTGAATGAGGCACTGAATCTGCTTAAGGGGCTCAATATTTTCAAGGTCATAGAGGCTAGATAA
- a CDS encoding murein hydrolase activator EnvC family protein, with protein MAPRQRDSVLRACALSLLISLIPGYSAAVSTGDKVEANASELKQLRGRIGNVKGEIKDSKVRHRRLLNELRDSEKLIGQTARRLRVLTGSLNRQRQKITRLGDSRRKQQQALTVHQQALASQMRAAYAMGRQERLKILLNQRDPAVVSRVLVYYDYFSRIRTWQMERIGVLLETLRQTEAELVEEEQRLLELQSRELLIKQQLDGSQEERRQVIVSLKLAMKSKGAELTGLKLDEQRLKSLLGRLQDELLPVPMENLERKPFKSRKGWLRWPTKGCLVARFGTSKAGNLKWDGVVISSPGGREVKAIHHGRVAFSDWLRGFGLLLILDHGDGYMSLYGHNQTLFKETGEWVEPGEPLALVGSSGGRSSTGVYFGIRHEGRPVNPKKWCKKTKGNRVGYH; from the coding sequence ATGGCACCAAGGCAAAGGGACAGCGTGTTACGGGCTTGTGCCCTATCTTTATTGATCAGCCTGATACCCGGTTATTCAGCCGCTGTCTCCACCGGGGATAAGGTTGAGGCCAACGCCAGTGAACTGAAGCAGCTCCGTGGCCGGATTGGTAACGTGAAGGGGGAGATCAAGGATAGTAAAGTGCGTCATCGACGCCTGCTCAATGAGCTGCGTGACAGCGAAAAGCTGATTGGCCAGACCGCACGCCGGTTACGCGTACTGACTGGCAGCCTGAACCGGCAGCGCCAGAAGATCACTAGATTGGGCGATAGTCGCCGCAAACAACAGCAAGCGCTGACTGTTCATCAGCAGGCATTGGCATCACAGATGCGAGCTGCCTATGCTATGGGTAGGCAGGAGCGGTTGAAAATCCTCCTGAATCAACGAGATCCTGCCGTAGTAAGTCGGGTGCTGGTGTACTACGATTACTTCAGCCGTATCCGTACTTGGCAGATGGAGCGTATTGGGGTTCTACTTGAGACACTGAGGCAAACGGAAGCCGAACTGGTGGAAGAGGAGCAGCGCTTACTGGAACTGCAGTCGCGGGAACTGCTAATAAAACAACAGCTTGATGGTTCCCAGGAAGAGCGCAGGCAAGTCATCGTCTCTCTGAAATTGGCGATGAAGAGTAAAGGGGCCGAGCTGACGGGACTCAAGCTGGATGAGCAGCGACTAAAGAGTCTGCTCGGTAGACTTCAGGACGAATTGCTCCCAGTGCCAATGGAGAATCTGGAGCGCAAACCGTTTAAATCTAGGAAAGGCTGGCTTCGCTGGCCGACAAAGGGGTGCCTTGTTGCCCGTTTTGGGACATCAAAAGCAGGTAATCTGAAGTGGGACGGTGTCGTCATCTCCTCGCCCGGGGGACGGGAGGTGAAGGCGATACACCATGGTAGGGTTGCATTCTCTGACTGGTTGAGAGGGTTTGGTCTGCTGCTGATCCTGGATCATGGCGATGGTTATATGAGTCTCTATGGTCATAATCAGACCCTTTTCAAAGAGACGGGAGAGTGGGTGGAGCCGGGTGAGCCCCTGGCGCTGGTTGGCAGCAGTGGAGGGCGGAGCAGTACCGGGGTATATTTCGGCATCCGTCACGAGGGTCGGCCGGTTAACCCGAAAAAATGGTGCAAAAAAACCAAGGGAAACCGGGTAGGGTATCACTAA
- the gpmI gene encoding 2,3-bisphosphoglycerate-independent phosphoglycerate mutase, with translation MSPAVLIILDGWGYSETESFNAIAAARTPVWDRLWKEWPHTLISTSGAGVGLPAGQMGNSEVGHLNLGAGRVVYQEFTRVSRAVRTGSFFTNRTLIDAIDVAIDKGKAVHVFGLLSPGGVHSHEAHIHAMVKMAVERGAERVYLHAFLDGRDMPPKSAAASLEAMDKVFETLGRGRVATIIGRFYAMDRDNRWERIEKAYDLLTQGTGEFEAVDSLTVLQLAYERGETDEFVAPTCIVPQGESRVRIDDGDVVLFMNYRSDRARQMTRAFTETGFAEFERKRVPQLGSFVSLTEYNEEFDIPVAFPPGRLNNVFGEYISKLSLHQLRLAETEKYAHVTFFFNGGKEEPFEGEDRILVPSPKVNTYDTQPEMSAPEVTDHLVGAIESGQYDAIICNYANSDMVGHTGKIKATIKAIEALDQCLGRVISALHRAGGELLITADHGNAEQMLDQTSGQPHTAHTQNPVPLIYIGRTAKLLDNGALCDISPSLLHIMGLAIPPEMQGHTLIQFPGDGEQAP, from the coding sequence ATGAGTCCGGCCGTTCTAATTATTCTCGATGGCTGGGGCTATAGTGAGACAGAGAGCTTCAATGCTATCGCCGCAGCAAGGACCCCGGTTTGGGACCGGCTCTGGAAAGAGTGGCCCCATACACTGATCAGCACCTCAGGTGCTGGGGTTGGCCTGCCTGCCGGGCAGATGGGTAACTCGGAGGTTGGGCATCTTAATCTGGGTGCCGGCCGGGTGGTCTATCAGGAATTTACCCGGGTAAGCCGGGCGGTGCGAACCGGCTCTTTTTTCACCAATCGGACCTTGATAGATGCCATCGATGTCGCCATTGATAAAGGTAAGGCAGTGCATGTTTTCGGCCTGCTCTCCCCGGGTGGCGTGCACAGTCACGAGGCGCACATCCATGCCATGGTAAAAATGGCCGTGGAGCGCGGTGCAGAGAGGGTTTATCTCCATGCCTTTCTCGATGGACGAGACATGCCGCCAAAAAGTGCAGCTGCTTCTCTGGAGGCGATGGACAAAGTATTTGAGACGCTGGGACGAGGAAGAGTTGCCACTATTATTGGCCGTTTTTATGCCATGGACCGGGATAATCGCTGGGAACGGATTGAGAAGGCTTATGACCTTTTGACCCAGGGCACGGGAGAGTTTGAAGCTGTCGACTCACTTACCGTGCTGCAGTTGGCCTATGAAAGAGGCGAAACAGATGAGTTTGTCGCCCCCACCTGTATTGTGCCCCAGGGCGAGTCCCGGGTGAGAATTGACGATGGCGATGTCGTTTTATTCATGAACTACCGATCAGACCGCGCCCGCCAGATGACCCGAGCCTTCACTGAAACCGGATTTGCAGAGTTTGAGCGTAAACGTGTACCCCAACTCGGTAGCTTTGTCAGCCTCACTGAATATAACGAGGAGTTCGATATTCCGGTGGCCTTTCCTCCGGGACGGCTGAATAATGTGTTTGGTGAATATATCTCCAAACTCAGCTTACACCAGCTGCGATTGGCAGAGACCGAAAAATATGCCCATGTCACTTTTTTCTTCAATGGCGGCAAAGAGGAACCATTTGAAGGTGAAGACCGTATCCTAGTCCCTTCACCGAAAGTGAACACTTACGACACCCAGCCGGAGATGAGCGCTCCGGAAGTGACGGATCATCTGGTCGGGGCGATCGAAAGTGGTCAATATGATGCCATCATTTGTAACTATGCCAATTCTGACATGGTCGGACACACCGGCAAAATCAAAGCGACAATTAAAGCCATCGAGGCGCTCGACCAGTGTCTTGGCCGGGTGATTTCGGCTTTACACCGGGCGGGTGGGGAGCTGTTGATCACGGCGGATCATGGCAATGCGGAGCAGATGCTGGATCAGACTAGCGGCCAGCCCCATACTGCCCACACGCAAAATCCTGTTCCTCTGATCTATATCGGCCGAACCGCCAAGCTGCTGGACAATGGTGCTTTGTGTGATATATCTCCCAGCTTGTTGCATATTATGGGGCTGGCTATTCCCCCAGAGATGCAGGGCCACACCCTGATTCAGTTTCCAGGTGATGGAGAGCAGGCGCCCTGA
- a CDS encoding ArsR/SmtB family transcription factor has translation MEHKFGAPSSPILENNNGFSGSLNLLVNDDDIERASRSLKAMSHPLRLKILCTLGRQETSVQDIVEQVGTSQSNISQHLAILRDKGILASRKDANRVFYRVSDSRTLQLIGIMRDVFCTQGH, from the coding sequence ATGGAACATAAATTCGGAGCTCCTTCATCACCTATTTTGGAAAATAATAACGGTTTCTCCGGTAGTCTCAATCTCTTGGTCAACGATGATGATATTGAGCGTGCCTCGCGCTCACTCAAGGCCATGTCCCATCCATTGCGTCTCAAGATCCTTTGCACTCTTGGCCGTCAGGAAACAAGTGTTCAGGATATTGTGGAACAAGTAGGCACGTCCCAGAGCAATATCTCACAGCACCTTGCCATTCTGCGAGACAAAGGCATCCTCGCCTCCCGCAAAGATGCAAACCGGGTCTTCTACCGTGTCAGTGATTCCAGGACACTGCAGTTAATCGGTATAATGCGGGATGTCTTCTGCACTCAAGGCCACTAA
- a CDS encoding inverse autotransporter beta domain-containing protein, with amino-acid sequence MSKIYRQVTLDRVSKKNEFTTDQSFQQIELFAPLAQYDDSLFFFNLRNRIDSTHGYSIGLGYRQRHEDILLGGCGHYDRIRLGDGNTFYQGSFGIELLAADWDVRINGYRPEQTSRRISNLNKIEIDGSSVGVRMGYEHALGGISAEVGFRLPLFGDARVFAGGYHFSSDGYGAISGPRLRFELRLHDLPFLGRGARLMFGSELAQDRLHDAEVHGLLQLQIPFGSFTGRGSRYSQGLERRMVEPIARESGIVLNRGFSDPLPLLNTNGQVITRVAAVSAADSNDTVVL; translated from the coding sequence ATGTCCAAGATTTACCGGCAGGTGACACTTGACCGTGTTTCAAAAAAAAATGAATTCACCACTGATCAATCATTTCAGCAAATCGAATTGTTTGCACCACTGGCTCAGTACGATGACTCTCTATTTTTTTTCAACCTTCGGAATCGTATCGACAGCACCCATGGCTATAGCATCGGCCTAGGCTACCGGCAGCGCCATGAAGATATTCTCCTGGGTGGCTGTGGCCATTATGACCGGATCAGATTGGGTGACGGGAATACCTTTTATCAGGGTAGTTTCGGTATAGAGTTATTGGCGGCTGACTGGGATGTTCGAATCAACGGCTATAGACCAGAGCAAACCAGCAGGCGCATCAGTAATCTGAACAAAATTGAAATTGATGGCAGTTCCGTCGGTGTTCGCATGGGGTACGAGCATGCACTGGGCGGTATCTCTGCGGAGGTAGGTTTTCGCTTGCCCCTGTTTGGCGACGCCCGCGTTTTTGCCGGAGGTTACCATTTTTCCTCCGATGGCTATGGCGCTATCTCCGGCCCCAGATTGCGGTTTGAACTACGGCTTCACGATCTCCCTTTTCTGGGCAGGGGTGCCCGGCTGATGTTTGGGAGTGAGCTAGCCCAGGATCGACTGCATGATGCTGAGGTCCATGGACTGCTTCAGCTGCAAATACCCTTTGGCAGTTTTACCGGCCGTGGCTCAAGGTATTCACAGGGGCTCGAGCGACGCATGGTTGAACCCATTGCCAGAGAGAGCGGTATTGTTTTAAACAGAGGTTTTAGCGATCCACTGCCTTTACTGAACACTAATGGTCAGGTGATTACCCGTGTAGCCGCAGTTTCCGCTGCTGATAGTAATGACACTGTCGTTTTATAG
- a CDS encoding right-handed parallel beta-helix repeat-containing protein has translation MAVTSMADDSRIFGLNVTGGGVGISVINATNTRVDNSAIRNTASDGLYIECSTAILENTFIADVGGDGDGDGDGDGDGDGLSILGGYVELNRSGIDNSAGDGFTILLGLASISQSVVNNTGSSGVVVSGSEV, from the coding sequence TTGGCTGTTACCAGTATGGCTGATGACAGCCGCATTTTTGGCCTCAACGTGACAGGGGGCGGCGTGGGTATCAGCGTGATTAATGCTACCAATACGCGGGTGGACAACAGCGCGATCAGAAATACGGCCAGTGATGGTCTTTACATTGAGTGCAGTACTGCGATCCTTGAGAATACCTTCATAGCCGATGTTGGTGGTGATGGTGATGGTGATGGTGATGGTGATGGTGATGGTGATGGTTTAAGTATCCTTGGAGGCTATGTCGAACTCAACAGAAGCGGGATAGATAATAGCGCAGGCGATGGCTTTACCATCTTGCTGGGGCTTGCCAGTATCAGCCAGAGTGTGGTCAATAATACGGGATCTTCCGGCGTGGTTGTCAGTGGCAGTGAGGTATAA
- the prlC gene encoding oligopeptidase A, which produces MNNPLLNLEGLPPFSQICPEHVEPAMDQLMANARELTKRLLANGGPFTWESLVEPLEVVDDRLGRAWSPVSHMNSVVNSDELRAAYNACLPKLSEYGTEMGQNVALFDAYKAVAVGDKLDEAQRKVLDNALRDFHLSGVDLPTDKKNRYKEISQALSTLTSKYEEHLLDATNAWSKLIEDEEALTGLPQSALDLARQSAEQRGKQGWLLTLEFPSYLPVMTYADSSELRREVYEAFSTRASDQGPYAGEWDNSDVMEQILALRHEQAGLLGFDNFAERSMAKKMAPSTDRVMDFLSDLAERSHPQAERELQELRAYAEETHGAKDIAVWDIGYYSEKLRQHRYDITQEELKPYFPESRVVPGMFAVVKRLYGIEIAEIEGVDSWHSDVCFFEIRDTAGELRGQFYLDLYARRKKRGGAWMDECVGRMFNTNCDQIPVAYLTCNFSPPVGDKPALFTHDEVQTLFHEFGHGLHHLLTRMDYLAVSGISGVAWDAVELPSQFMENWCWEREALNLISGHFETDEPIPKEMYEKMVAARNFQSGMQMVRQLEFSLFDFRMHREYDPSQGGRIYDILNQVRSRISVVHPPEFNRFAHGFSHIFAGGYAAGYYSYKWAEVLSADAFSLFEEHGIFDRETGTSFLHNVLEKGGSKDAMDLFTAFRGREPRIDALLRHSGISG; this is translated from the coding sequence ATGAACAACCCCCTGCTCAACCTGGAAGGCTTGCCCCCTTTCTCACAAATTTGTCCAGAACACGTGGAACCAGCTATGGATCAGTTGATGGCCAACGCCAGAGAGCTGACTAAACGTCTGTTGGCTAATGGGGGGCCTTTCACTTGGGAGAGTCTGGTGGAACCTCTAGAGGTGGTGGATGACAGACTCGGCCGAGCCTGGTCGCCAGTCAGTCACATGAACTCGGTGGTTAACAGTGATGAATTGAGAGCGGCTTACAATGCCTGCCTGCCGAAGCTGAGCGAATACGGCACTGAGATGGGGCAGAATGTAGCACTGTTTGATGCCTATAAAGCGGTTGCAGTGGGTGATAAGCTGGACGAGGCTCAGCGCAAGGTACTGGATAACGCCCTGCGTGATTTCCATCTCTCTGGAGTGGACCTGCCCACTGATAAAAAGAACCGTTACAAAGAGATCAGCCAGGCACTCTCAACGCTTACCAGCAAATATGAAGAGCATCTACTGGACGCAACCAATGCCTGGAGCAAGTTGATTGAGGATGAAGAAGCTTTGACCGGTCTGCCACAATCCGCTCTGGACCTTGCCCGGCAAAGTGCCGAGCAGCGTGGCAAGCAGGGGTGGCTGTTAACGCTGGAGTTTCCCTCTTACCTGCCGGTGATGACTTATGCAGACAGCAGTGAGCTGCGTCGCGAAGTGTATGAGGCCTTCTCCACCCGCGCTTCAGACCAGGGCCCCTACGCAGGGGAGTGGGACAATAGCGATGTAATGGAACAGATCCTCGCACTGCGCCACGAACAGGCTGGACTGTTGGGTTTCGACAACTTTGCTGAACGCTCAATGGCTAAAAAAATGGCGCCATCGACTGATCGGGTGATGGACTTTCTGAGTGATCTGGCTGAACGCTCTCACCCCCAGGCAGAGCGCGAACTGCAAGAACTCAGGGCATATGCCGAAGAGACCCATGGAGCAAAAGATATAGCAGTCTGGGATATCGGCTATTACTCAGAAAAATTACGCCAGCACCGCTACGACATTACCCAGGAGGAGCTAAAGCCCTATTTTCCTGAGAGCCGTGTGGTTCCTGGTATGTTCGCTGTGGTAAAGCGTCTCTATGGTATTGAGATTGCCGAGATAGAGGGGGTCGACAGCTGGCATAGCGATGTCTGTTTTTTTGAAATTCGCGACACTGCCGGCGAGTTGCGCGGACAGTTCTATCTCGACCTTTACGCACGTCGGAAGAAACGTGGCGGTGCCTGGATGGATGAGTGCGTAGGCCGTATGTTCAACACCAACTGCGACCAGATTCCGGTGGCCTACCTCACCTGTAACTTTTCACCACCGGTGGGCGACAAACCGGCACTCTTCACTCACGATGAAGTACAGACCCTGTTCCATGAGTTTGGCCATGGCCTGCACCACCTGCTGACCCGGATGGATTATCTTGCCGTATCCGGTATTAGCGGTGTCGCCTGGGATGCAGTCGAACTCCCAAGCCAGTTCATGGAGAACTGGTGCTGGGAGCGTGAAGCCCTGAACCTGATCTCCGGCCATTTTGAAACAGATGAGCCTATCCCGAAAGAGATGTACGAAAAAATGGTGGCTGCCAGGAATTTTCAATCCGGCATGCAGATGGTGCGGCAACTGGAGTTCAGTCTGTTCGATTTCCGCATGCATCGTGAATATGACCCGTCACAGGGGGGCCGGATCTATGACATTCTGAATCAGGTGCGCAGTCGCATCTCCGTCGTCCATCCGCCAGAATTCAACCGTTTCGCTCACGGCTTCTCACATATTTTCGCCGGTGGTTATGCCGCAGGCTACTACAGCTATAAATGGGCAGAGGTGCTCTCTGCAGACGCCTTCTCGCTGTTTGAAGAGCACGGTATTTTCGATCGGGAAACCGGCACCTCTTTCCTCCACAATGTATTGGAAAAGGGTGGTTCCAAAGATGCCATGGATCTTTTCACCGCTTTCCGCGGCCGCGAACCCAGGATCGATGCTCTGCTCCGCCACAGTGGAATTTCCGGATGA
- a CDS encoding TIGR04211 family SH3 domain-containing protein, whose amino-acid sequence MEFPDEAQSQKDAGDFPLCLLLFTLSAEGAHITDKLLAGFYKTPDRSSRPIRALPSGTSLEVPLRKKDGYSKIRLGDSSEGWVENQYINQDKPAKDSPAESGQQVAPLKPLLADIQVEVKQLKSQLEQARQQSANSSQERIQALEQALQTAEEARQNSLSTGNPQTAYIQPRAWHIPLLLIGFISGIVFKNYRIAKRYGGLRM is encoded by the coding sequence GTGGAATTTCCGGATGAAGCACAAAGCCAAAAGGATGCGGGGGATTTTCCTCTCTGCCTGCTGCTGTTCACATTGTCAGCCGAAGGGGCGCATATCACCGATAAGCTGCTCGCTGGTTTCTATAAAACCCCCGATAGGAGTAGCCGGCCAATTAGGGCACTGCCCAGCGGCACGTCCTTGGAGGTCCCCTTGAGGAAAAAAGACGGTTACAGCAAAATCAGGCTGGGCGACAGCAGCGAAGGATGGGTTGAAAATCAATATATAAACCAGGATAAACCCGCCAAGGATTCGCCAGCTGAAAGTGGCCAGCAGGTGGCTCCTTTGAAACCCTTGTTGGCCGATATTCAAGTCGAGGTTAAACAATTGAAAAGCCAGCTTGAGCAGGCACGCCAACAATCCGCCAACAGCAGTCAGGAGCGAATTCAGGCGTTGGAGCAGGCGCTTCAGACAGCGGAAGAGGCACGGCAAAACAGCCTCAGCACCGGCAATCCACAAACTGCATATATCCAACCAAGGGCATGGCATATCCCGCTTCTACTGATTGGTTTTATCAGCGGCATCGTCTTCAAGAACTACCGTATCGCCAAGCGATACGGTGGCCTCAGGATGTAA
- the ubiD gene encoding 4-hydroxy-3-polyprenylbenzoate decarboxylase, with the protein MKYSDLRDFIAQLESQGELKRISIEVDPYLEITAICDRTLKAGGPALLFEKVKGSCHPVLGNLFGTTRRVAMGMGEESVETLREVGKLLATLKEPEPPKGMKDAWEKLPMYRKMLDMAPKEIKRPPCQEVVIEQEQIDLASIPVQTCWPEDAAPLITWGLVTTKGPLKSRQNLGIYRMQVLGKNRVIMRWLSHRGGALDFREWQQAHPGEPFPISVALGADPATILAAVTPVPDTLSEYAFAGLLRGSRTEVAKSLTNDLLVPASAEFILEGNIYPDDIAPEGPYGDHTGYYNEVDDFPVFTIERITHRRGPIYHSTYTGRPPDEPAMLGVALNEVFVPILQKQFPEIIDFYLPPEGCSYRMAVVSMKKQYPGHAKRVMMGVWSFLRQFMYTKFVIVTDDDINVRDWNDVIWAMTTRMDPSRDTTIVENTPIDYLDFASPVSGLGSKMGFDATNKWPNETTREWGRPIVMDETVKGRVDEIWESLNIFDQKD; encoded by the coding sequence ATGAAATATTCAGACCTCCGTGATTTTATTGCACAGCTCGAATCCCAGGGTGAACTCAAGCGCATCTCCATCGAGGTGGACCCCTACCTTGAGATCACCGCAATCTGTGACCGCACGCTGAAAGCGGGCGGGCCCGCCCTTCTGTTCGAGAAGGTGAAAGGTTCCTGCCACCCGGTATTGGGCAATCTTTTTGGTACCACCCGGCGGGTGGCGATGGGCATGGGTGAAGAGTCGGTGGAGACGCTGCGCGAAGTCGGCAAGCTGCTGGCAACACTGAAGGAGCCGGAGCCGCCCAAGGGAATGAAGGACGCCTGGGAGAAACTGCCGATGTACCGCAAGATGCTGGACATGGCGCCCAAGGAGATCAAGCGTCCACCCTGCCAGGAGGTGGTGATTGAGCAGGAACAGATTGATCTGGCCAGCATTCCTGTCCAGACCTGCTGGCCGGAAGATGCCGCGCCGCTCATTACCTGGGGTCTGGTGACCACCAAAGGTCCGCTAAAATCACGCCAGAACCTCGGCATCTACCGGATGCAGGTCCTTGGCAAAAATCGGGTGATTATGCGCTGGCTCTCCCACCGTGGCGGCGCGCTCGATTTTCGGGAGTGGCAGCAGGCCCATCCCGGCGAGCCGTTTCCCATATCGGTTGCCTTAGGCGCCGACCCGGCCACCATACTGGCCGCGGTAACACCGGTGCCTGACACGCTTTCAGAGTATGCCTTTGCCGGACTGCTCCGCGGCAGCCGCACCGAGGTGGCCAAAAGCCTTACCAATGATCTACTGGTTCCGGCCTCTGCCGAGTTCATTCTGGAAGGGAATATCTATCCGGATGATATCGCACCCGAAGGCCCTTACGGCGATCACACCGGCTACTATAATGAGGTGGATGATTTCCCCGTCTTTACCATTGAACGCATCACCCACCGGCGTGGCCCCATCTACCACAGCACGTATACGGGTCGTCCCCCAGATGAACCCGCGATGCTCGGAGTCGCACTGAATGAGGTTTTTGTCCCCATACTGCAGAAGCAGTTTCCGGAGATAATCGACTTTTATCTACCACCGGAAGGCTGTTCCTATCGCATGGCGGTTGTCTCCATGAAAAAGCAATACCCCGGACATGCCAAGCGGGTGATGATGGGCGTCTGGTCGTTTCTGCGGCAGTTTATGTACACCAAATTTGTCATAGTCACCGATGATGATATCAACGTCCGTGACTGGAATGACGTGATCTGGGCCATGACCACTCGCATGGACCCCTCCAGAGACACCACGATAGTGGAAAACACCCCCATCGACTATCTCGACTTTGCCTCACCGGTTTCCGGACTGGGCTCCAAGATGGGTTTCGATGCCACCAATAAATGGCCAAATGAAACCACCCGAGAATGGGGGCGCCCAATCGTCATGGACGAAACGGTGAAAGGCCGGGTGGATGAGATATGGGAGTCGTTAAATATATTTGATCAGAAGGATTGA
- a CDS encoding ParA family protein, with protein MMHTIMLMNAKGGCGKTTLATNIATWLADEGSHWQISTLRAQPSTG; from the coding sequence ATGATGCATACCATCATGCTGATGAACGCCAAGGGTGGCTGTGGAAAAACCACTCTGGCGACCAATATCGCCACCTGGTTGGCTGACGAAGGGTCACACTGGCAGATTTCGACCCTCAGGGCTCAACCCTCGACTGGTTGA
- a CDS encoding winged helix-turn-helix domain-containing protein — translation MPDQYKFGFALWARGSIAQLIKQLWGVNISVRTMSDCLKR, via the coding sequence ATGCCGGATCAATACAAATTCGGTTTTGCGCTCTGGGCTCGAGGATCCATTGCCCAGCTTATTAAGCAGCTTTGGGGAGTTAACATCTCTGTGCGGACTATGTCCGACTGCCTTAAGCGCTAG